A stretch of the Panicum virgatum strain AP13 chromosome 9N, P.virgatum_v5, whole genome shotgun sequence genome encodes the following:
- the LOC120687865 gene encoding tol-Pal system protein TolB-like — protein MAPRATQLLLSLLVGLLVLAAPAPALAADGTIVFTTLGRSRYAFDIFALPLAPLSSSPAAEARLTDGASVNYNGNFAPSGESLLFVSERNGTLNLYISPVPSASASGSRREALEVPEAAPLTPLLPWDPITLKDRPSLTPDGAHLVYVSTADPAEAPRRSWAAVYNMHLPSGSTRRLTPRGVADFSPAVSPSGEWTAAASPGPDGWGGEVEDLDTDIYVFRTSDGSRRTLAIRDGGWPSWADETTLFFHRRDSDGWFGVYRAKISFAGDAGVSAASVERITPPGFHAFTPAASPGAPGLVAVATRRPGSDYRHIEVIDVSGGGGANAYFEVTRPVAPRVHHFNPFISPDGARVGYHRCRGSGNGDSPLLLESIKSPAPDTFSLFRIDGSYPSFSHDGKRIAFVGLPGLFVVNSDGSGGRRRIFSGNAFPTAWDWKRKGVIYTSIGPDFASERTEVDVVAVSLGDEDSSISIKKLTVGGGNNAFPSPSPDGKWIVFRSGRSGHKNLYIMDAEDGEAGGIRRLTEGPWSDTMCNWSPDGEWIAFASDRHNPGGGSFAIYMVHPNGTGLRRVAHSADGGRTNHPWFSPDSKSLVFTTDYAAVSAEPVSNPHHYQPYGEIFTVNIDGSGIRRLTHNSFEDGTPSWTPYYLKPEDVGETLQDSGTCAFEDCHWLNIDAQPHGLLMCGRHG, from the coding sequence ATGGCTCCCCGCGCCACACAGCTCCTGCTCTCCCTCCTCGTCGGGCTActcgtcctcgccgcgcccgcgcccgcgctcgccgccgacggCACCATCGTCTTCACCACGCTGGGCCGCAGCCGCTACGCCTTCGACATCTTCGCGCTCCCCCTCGCCccgctctcctcctcccccgccgccgaggCTCGCCTCACCGACGGCGCCTCCGTCAACTACAACGGCAACTTCGCGCCGTCCGGGGAGTCCCTCCTCTTCGTCTCGGAGCGCAACGGCACCCTCAACCTCTACATCTCCCCCgtcccctccgcctccgcctccggctcccGCCGCGAGGCGCTGGAGGTTCCCGAGGCGGCGCCGCTCACGCCGCTGCTCCCGTGGGACCCCATCACGCTCAAGGACCGCCCGTCGCTGACACCCGACGGCGCCCACCTCGTGTACGTCTCCACCGCCGATCCCGCGGAGGCCccgcgccggagctgggcggcCGTCTACAACATGCACCTGCCCTCCGGGTCCACGCGCCGGCTCACCCCGCGCGGCGTCGCGGATTTCAGCCCCGCCGTGTCGCCGTCCGGGGAGTGGacggccgccgcgtcgccgggCCCCGACGGGtggggcggcgaggtggaggaccTCGACACCGACATCTACGTCTTCCGGACGTCCGACGGGTCGCGGCGGACGCTGGCCATCCGCGACGGCGGCTGGCCGAGCTGGGCCGACGAGACAACCCTCTTCTTCCACCGCCGCGACAGCGACGGCTGGTTCGGCGTGTACCGCGCCAAGATCTCGTTCGCGGGCGACGCCGGCGTGTCCGCGGCGTCCGTCGAGCGCATCACCCCGCCGGGGTTCCACGCCTTCACCCCGGCCGCGTCGCCCGGCGCGCCCGGGCTCGTGGCGGTGGCGACCAGGCGGCCCGGCTCGGACTACCGCCACATCGAGGTCATCgacgtgagcggcggcggcggcgccaacgCCTACTTCGAGGTGACCAGGCCCGTGGCGCCGCGCGTGCACCACTTCAACCCGTTCATCTCGCCGGACGGCGCGCGCGTCGGGTACCACCGGTGCCGGGGGAGCGGGAACGGGgactcgccgctgctgctggagAGCATCAAGAGCCCTGCGCCGGACACGTTCTCGCTGTTCAGGATCGACGGGTCGTACCCCTCCTTCTCGCACGACGGCAAGAGGATCGCCTTCGTCGGGCTGCCGGGGCTGTTCGTGGTCAACTCCGACGGTTCCGGTGGTCGCCGGCGAATCTTCTCTGGCAATGCCTTCCCCACGGCATGGGACTGGAAGAGGAAGGGGGTCATCTACACCAGCATCGGGCCAGACTTCGCGAGCGAGAGGACAGAGGTCGACGTGGTCGCCGTGTCGCTCGGCGACGAGGACTCGAGCATCTCGATCAAGAAGCTCACCGTGGGTGGCGGGAACAACGCGTTCCCTTCCCCCTCGCCAGACGGCAAGTGGATAGTGTTCCGGTCCGGGAGGTCCGGGCACAAGAACCTCTACATCATGGACGCCGAggacggcgaggccggcggcatCCGGCGGCTGACCGAGGGGCCCTGGTCGGACACCATGTGCAACTGGTCCCCCGACGGCGAGTGGATCGCGTTCGCCTCCGACCGGCACAACCCGGGCGGCGGCAGCTTCGCCATCTACATGGTCCACCCGAACGGCACCGGGCTGCGGCGGGTGGCCCACAGCGCCGACGGCGGGCGGACGAACCACCCCTGGTTCAGCCCGGACTCCAAGTCCCTGGTGTTCACGACGGACTACGCCGCCGTGTCCGCGGAGCCCGTCTCGAACCCGCACCACTACCAGCCCTACGGCGAGATCTTCACCGTGAACATCGACGGCTCGGGCATCCGGCGGCTCACGCACAACTCGTTCGAGGACGGGACGCCGTCGTGGACGCCCTACTACCTGAAGCCGGAGGACGTCGGCGAGACGCTGCAGGACTCCGGGACTTGCGCGTTCGAGGATTGCCACTGGCTCAACATCGATGCCCAGCCACATGGCCTCCTCATGTGTGGCAGGCACGGCTAA